The Halomicronema hongdechloris C2206 genome includes a window with the following:
- a CDS encoding THUMP domain-containing class I SAM-dependent RNA methyltransferase, producing MGQYFATVARGLETLAAEELVALGAHGVEPQFCGVAFQGHVELLYRVNLWARLPFRILVHLAQVPCQDAKALYQGIQRLDWSAHLTPAETLAVRVTGKNRQLNHSHFTALQVKNAIVDQQRHYWGRRSSVDVQTADVQANVHIQRQQAIVSLDSSGRSLHRRGYRPAVGAAPLKESLAAALVRLTGWQGDVPLLDPLCGSGTLPLEAALQALDVAPGLLDSTFGFQRWPDFDANLWQALLQEAQARRRPSLPVPILGCDRNSDVIRQARHNAQACGLADQVRFFQQALATLDAPADQGIILCNPPYGERMGHPAELADFYRLLGDVLKQRFKGWTAFILSGNKELARHIGLKSAQRFPVYNGSLPCQWMKYELY from the coding sequence GGGGTAGAGCCCCAATTCTGCGGCGTTGCCTTCCAGGGACACGTGGAGCTGCTATACCGAGTGAATCTCTGGGCGCGGCTGCCTTTTCGGATTTTGGTGCACCTGGCTCAGGTCCCCTGCCAGGATGCCAAGGCCCTCTATCAGGGAATTCAGCGCCTGGACTGGTCGGCCCATCTGACCCCGGCCGAGACCCTGGCAGTGCGGGTGACGGGTAAAAACCGACAGCTCAATCACAGCCATTTCACCGCACTGCAGGTGAAAAATGCCATCGTCGATCAGCAGCGCCACTATTGGGGCCGGCGCTCCAGTGTCGATGTCCAGACTGCCGATGTGCAGGCGAATGTGCATATCCAGCGGCAGCAAGCTATTGTCAGCCTGGATAGCTCCGGTCGCAGTCTGCATCGCCGTGGCTATCGTCCTGCCGTGGGGGCAGCCCCGTTGAAGGAGTCTCTAGCAGCAGCTCTGGTACGATTGACGGGTTGGCAGGGCGATGTGCCCTTGCTCGATCCCCTCTGTGGTTCCGGCACCTTGCCTTTGGAGGCAGCTCTGCAGGCTCTGGATGTGGCCCCAGGATTGCTGGATAGCACTTTCGGCTTCCAACGCTGGCCCGATTTTGATGCCAACCTCTGGCAAGCCTTACTCCAGGAGGCCCAGGCCCGCCGTCGCCCGAGTCTACCGGTGCCGATACTGGGATGCGATCGCAACTCCGATGTCATCCGCCAGGCCCGCCACAATGCCCAAGCCTGTGGCTTAGCCGACCAGGTGCGGTTCTTCCAGCAAGCGTTAGCCACCCTAGACGCCCCAGCCGATCAGGGCATCATCCTCTGCAATCCTCCCTATGGGGAGCGGATGGGCCATCCAGCCGAGCTAGCGGACTTTTACAGGCTATTAGGGGACGTGCTGAAGCAGCGATTCAAGGGCTGGACTGCCTTTATCCTCAGCGGCAATAAGGAATTAGCCCGCCACATCGGTCTCAAATCGGCTCAGCGGTTTCCGGTGTACAATGGCTCCTTACCCTGCCAGTGGATGAAGTATGAGCTCTACTGA